Proteins co-encoded in one Kutzneria chonburiensis genomic window:
- a CDS encoding amino acid permease, whose amino-acid sequence MAAEPPSATDTSDLSTFGYGQQLRRKIGGYGSFAAGFSFVSILTTVFQLFFFGFGFGGPAFFWTWPIVLVGQLLVALCFAELAARYPISGAIYQWATRLGGRLWGWTAGWLMMVAQVVTLAGAAIALQVVLPPVWSGFQLVPGDSSLTSPTGAANAVVLGVLLLCVTTAVTATGVRLMSVVNSVGVTCELVGVALLCVALFAHSERGPAVVLATQGTAGHSYLWSFAVSGLMAAYVLVGFDSAGELSEETRDPRRTTPRTIVRAVLVSGLGGALMLLATLMAAGSVTDGSLGDPARGLPFVLTDRLGDTLGRVFLVDVAIAVAVCTLAIQTAATRMVFSMSRDGVLPFSSGLAAVNRRTGTPVRAAVLVGVLAAALLLVNVGNPALFTTIASVCIMLLYLAYLMVTLPLLVRRLRGGLPARAGEFSLGRWGVVVNVLAVGWGALMAVNLGWPRSEVFDPAGGHVYLQWFAPLFLIGALAVGGLAYLARTRRPMIVTLALDGVE is encoded by the coding sequence ATGGCTGCGGAGCCGCCCTCCGCCACGGACACCAGCGACCTGTCCACCTTCGGCTACGGCCAGCAGCTGCGCCGCAAGATCGGCGGCTACGGCTCGTTCGCCGCCGGCTTCTCGTTCGTCTCCATCCTCACCACCGTGTTCCAGCTGTTCTTCTTCGGCTTCGGATTCGGCGGCCCGGCGTTCTTCTGGACCTGGCCGATCGTCCTGGTCGGACAGCTGCTGGTCGCGCTGTGCTTCGCCGAGCTGGCCGCCCGCTACCCGATCTCCGGCGCGATCTACCAGTGGGCCACCCGATTGGGCGGCCGGCTCTGGGGCTGGACCGCCGGCTGGCTGATGATGGTCGCCCAGGTGGTGACCCTGGCCGGCGCCGCGATCGCGTTGCAGGTCGTGCTGCCGCCGGTCTGGTCCGGGTTCCAACTGGTGCCCGGGGACAGCTCGTTGACCAGCCCGACCGGCGCGGCCAACGCCGTGGTGTTGGGCGTGCTTCTGCTATGCGTCACGACAGCCGTGACGGCGACCGGTGTGCGGCTGATGTCCGTGGTCAACAGCGTCGGCGTGACGTGCGAGCTGGTCGGCGTGGCATTGCTGTGCGTTGCCCTGTTCGCCCACTCCGAGCGTGGCCCCGCGGTGGTGTTGGCGACGCAGGGCACCGCCGGGCACAGCTACCTGTGGTCGTTCGCGGTGTCGGGCCTGATGGCGGCGTACGTGCTGGTCGGGTTCGACAGCGCGGGTGAGCTGTCGGAGGAGACCCGCGACCCGCGCCGAACCACGCCCCGCACCATCGTCCGGGCCGTGCTGGTGTCCGGGCTCGGCGGCGCGCTGATGCTGCTGGCCACGTTGATGGCGGCCGGCAGCGTGACCGACGGCAGCCTCGGCGACCCGGCCCGCGGCCTGCCCTTCGTGCTGACCGACCGGCTCGGCGACACGCTCGGGCGGGTGTTCCTGGTGGACGTCGCGATCGCGGTCGCGGTGTGCACCCTGGCCATCCAGACCGCCGCGACGCGGATGGTGTTCTCGATGTCGCGGGACGGCGTGCTGCCGTTCTCCTCCGGGCTCGCGGCCGTCAACCGGCGCACCGGCACCCCGGTTCGCGCCGCGGTCCTGGTCGGGGTGCTGGCGGCGGCGCTGTTGCTGGTCAACGTGGGCAATCCGGCCCTGTTCACGACGATCGCCAGCGTCTGCATCATGTTGCTGTACTTGGCCTATCTCATGGTTACCCTGCCGTTGCTGGTACGACGGCTGCGCGGCGGCCTACCGGCCCGGGCCGGCGAGTTCAGCCTCGGACGGTGGGGCGTCGTGGTCAACGTCCTGGCCGTCGGGTGGGGCGCGCTGATGGCCGTCAACCTCGGCTGGCCGCGGAGCGAGGTGTTCGATCCGGCCGGTGGCCACGTCTACCTCCAGTGGTTCGCGCCGCTGTTCTTGATCGGTGCGCTGGCCGTCGGCGGGCTGGCGTACCTGGCCCGCACCCGCCGTCCGATGATCGTCACGCTGGCGTTGGACGGTGTCGAATGA
- a CDS encoding DUF1989 domain-containing protein translates to MSDVLVSHDIPAGAAWSVLVRAGRELRLTALGPGANCSTLLFTAGHPVDRLNVPDTLKAQMSATIRPPMVLMSDRGLALCSVTGSSLPWHDALCGHSADARRGLLSELRKHGRDVADIHGCVNFFAKVATSDDAAGTLAYQPNHASADDWVALRTEIDVLAVLSTAPHPLDPRQEAQPVRAEVWAAEPAGPDDPSRTFRVESERALLLSKEVFA, encoded by the coding sequence ATGAGTGATGTCCTTGTCTCCCATGACATCCCGGCCGGCGCTGCGTGGTCGGTGCTGGTGCGGGCGGGCCGCGAACTCCGGCTCACCGCGCTCGGTCCCGGCGCGAACTGCTCGACGCTGCTGTTCACCGCCGGGCATCCGGTCGACCGTCTGAACGTGCCGGACACGTTGAAGGCCCAGATGTCGGCCACGATTCGGCCGCCAATGGTGTTGATGTCCGACCGCGGCCTGGCCTTGTGCTCGGTCACCGGCTCGTCGCTGCCCTGGCACGACGCCCTGTGCGGCCATTCCGCCGACGCTCGACGAGGCCTGCTCTCCGAACTGCGCAAGCACGGCCGGGACGTGGCCGACATCCACGGCTGTGTGAACTTCTTCGCCAAGGTGGCCACGTCCGATGACGCGGCCGGAACCCTTGCGTACCAACCGAATCACGCTTCTGCCGACGATTGGGTGGCACTGCGCACCGAGATCGACGTGCTCGCCGTGTTGTCGACCGCGCCCCATCCGCTCGATCCGCGTCAGGAGGCGCAGCCGGTGCGGGCGGAGGTCTGGGCCGCCGAACCGGCCGGTCCGGACGACCCGTCCCGGACGTTCCGCGTGGAAAGCGAACGGGCCCTGCTGCTGTCGAAGGAGGTCTTCGCATGA
- a CDS encoding urea amidolyase associated protein UAAP2, whose amino-acid sequence MTAFDPATAALDTVVEAGEGFLGPIPAGGTFRIVDLHGNQAVDTLFYDAADVDNRYSAFDTVREQGAVYLTTGSRLLSTRLDVLATITDDTCGRHDTLGGACAQESNVVRYGTHTRHQNACRETFLRYGAAAGIDARRLGHNINFFMNVPVTAAGGLTFVDGVSAPGKHVQVRAERDLLVLISNCPQVNNPCNGWNPTPVRLLGWWPV is encoded by the coding sequence ATGACCGCGTTCGACCCCGCGACCGCCGCGTTGGACACCGTTGTCGAGGCGGGCGAAGGCTTTCTCGGCCCGATCCCGGCCGGCGGCACGTTCCGCATCGTCGACCTGCACGGCAACCAGGCCGTGGACACGCTGTTCTACGACGCCGCCGACGTGGACAACCGGTACAGCGCGTTCGACACCGTCCGTGAGCAGGGCGCGGTCTACCTGACCACCGGTTCGCGGCTGCTGTCGACGCGACTGGACGTGTTGGCGACGATCACCGACGACACCTGCGGCCGCCACGACACGCTGGGTGGCGCGTGCGCGCAGGAGTCCAATGTGGTCCGTTATGGCACGCACACCCGTCACCAGAATGCCTGTCGTGAAACGTTTCTGCGCTACGGCGCGGCGGCCGGCATCGACGCGCGCCGACTCGGGCACAACATCAACTTCTTCATGAACGTCCCGGTGACGGCAGCCGGCGGGCTCACCTTCGTCGACGGCGTCTCCGCGCCGGGCAAGCACGTCCAGGTGCGGGCCGAGCGAGATCTGCTGGTGCTGATCAGCAACTGCCCACAGGTCAACAACCCTTGCAACGGCTGGAATCCCACCCCCGTGCGACTGCTGGGCTGGTGGCCGGTATGA
- a CDS encoding carboxyltransferase domain-containing protein: MTVIDHGVRAATVTVLAAGTQTTVQDLAGRGGLWDVGVPPSGAWDDLSFALANAAVGNPPSAAGLEAVATGPVLRFDRRATVCVTGSAHQATVDGRLLRPGVVTVVGAGSVVDVGPCGAPGFRAYLAIGGGIAVSPVFGSRATFLLGKFGGLDGRALTVGDAIPLGREENLAVPVDVAAVLPTLGSTWTVRVLAGPHGAPEHLTEAGATALLAATWTVDHRADRTGVRLVGPRPDWARPDGGEAGLHPSNIHDSAYPIGGIMLSGDTPVVVGPDGPSLGGFVVPYTVIRADRWMFAQARPGDTVQLVLVSPDEADAVNAERDALLADPTRAVSDAFERSLAGVPAPRSAPPSIRPDLLRDHGLLLSRSATADAPAVVVRRAGDHHVLLEAGPPRLDLRVRLWVHLLARSLRGSAVVGVREIVEGVRSLLVRVDPIACPLPHIADVLDHLADGLPDPAAVTLDVREVTLPIAFDHPAAHEAMARYARSVRPDAPWCPDNVEFIRRVNALAERDDVFDIVRDATYLVVGLGDVYLGAPVAIPLDPRHRLVTTKYDPARTWTPQNAVGIGGVYLCVYGMEGPGGYQLVGRTVPVWRHVPDVAEPPWLLRQFDRLRFRPVSVEELADLRADILAGRSTLDTRTAEFGLAEVTALEDRHAEEIARFRNAREAAFAAERERWRA; the protein is encoded by the coding sequence ATGACCGTCATCGACCACGGCGTGCGGGCCGCGACCGTCACGGTCCTCGCGGCCGGCACGCAGACCACCGTGCAGGATCTGGCCGGTCGCGGCGGCCTATGGGACGTCGGCGTGCCGCCGTCCGGGGCCTGGGACGACTTGTCTTTCGCTCTGGCCAACGCCGCCGTGGGCAACCCGCCGTCGGCCGCGGGGCTGGAAGCCGTGGCAACCGGCCCGGTGCTGCGGTTCGACCGCAGGGCAACGGTGTGCGTCACCGGGTCGGCGCATCAGGCCACTGTGGACGGTCGTCTGCTTCGGCCAGGCGTGGTCACTGTCGTCGGCGCGGGTTCGGTCGTCGACGTCGGCCCCTGCGGCGCGCCGGGCTTCCGGGCCTATCTCGCGATCGGCGGTGGCATCGCGGTGTCACCGGTGTTCGGCAGCCGGGCGACGTTCCTGCTCGGCAAGTTCGGCGGCCTCGACGGCCGAGCACTGACGGTCGGCGACGCGATCCCCTTGGGGCGTGAGGAAAACCTCGCGGTTCCGGTGGACGTCGCGGCCGTGTTGCCAACGCTGGGATCGACCTGGACCGTCCGCGTGCTGGCCGGTCCGCACGGCGCGCCGGAGCACCTCACCGAAGCCGGTGCCACCGCGCTGCTGGCGGCGACGTGGACGGTCGATCACCGGGCCGACCGCACCGGCGTCCGGCTGGTCGGCCCCCGGCCGGATTGGGCGCGGCCGGACGGCGGCGAGGCCGGTCTGCATCCGTCCAACATCCACGACAGCGCCTACCCGATCGGCGGCATCATGCTGTCCGGCGACACCCCGGTCGTGGTCGGGCCGGACGGGCCCAGTCTCGGTGGTTTTGTCGTGCCCTACACGGTGATCCGGGCCGATCGCTGGATGTTCGCCCAGGCCCGGCCGGGCGACACCGTCCAGTTGGTGCTGGTGTCCCCGGACGAGGCCGATGCCGTCAACGCCGAGCGTGACGCGCTGCTGGCCGACCCGACCCGTGCCGTGTCCGATGCGTTCGAGCGATCGCTGGCCGGCGTGCCCGCACCGCGTTCGGCCCCGCCGAGCATCCGTCCCGACCTGCTGCGCGATCACGGTTTGTTGCTGTCCCGGTCCGCCACGGCGGACGCCCCCGCGGTCGTCGTTCGACGCGCCGGCGATCACCACGTTCTCCTGGAGGCCGGCCCGCCGCGGCTTGACCTGCGCGTTCGACTGTGGGTGCATCTGCTCGCGCGGTCGCTGCGGGGCTCCGCCGTCGTCGGCGTCCGGGAGATCGTCGAAGGCGTGCGGTCACTGCTGGTGCGGGTCGACCCCATCGCCTGTCCGCTGCCGCACATCGCCGATGTGCTGGACCACCTGGCCGACGGCCTGCCCGATCCGGCGGCCGTCACCCTGGACGTGCGCGAGGTGACCCTGCCGATCGCGTTCGACCACCCGGCCGCGCACGAGGCGATGGCCCGCTACGCCCGGTCGGTTCGGCCGGACGCGCCGTGGTGTCCGGACAACGTCGAGTTCATCCGGCGGGTCAACGCGCTGGCCGAGCGGGACGACGTCTTCGACATCGTGCGGGACGCGACCTATCTCGTGGTCGGCCTCGGCGACGTGTACCTCGGCGCGCCCGTGGCCATTCCCCTCGATCCCCGGCACCGGCTCGTCACCACCAAGTACGACCCGGCCCGCACCTGGACACCGCAGAACGCGGTCGGCATCGGCGGCGTGTACCTCTGCGTGTACGGCATGGAAGGCCCCGGCGGCTACCAGCTCGTCGGCCGCACCGTGCCGGTCTGGCGACATGTCCCCGACGTCGCCGAACCGCCGTGGCTGCTGCGGCAGTTCGACCGGCTGCGGTTCCGGCCGGTCAGTGTCGAGGAGCTGGCCGACCTGCGAGCCGACATCCTCGCCGGCCGGTCCACATTGGACACCCGAACGGCGGAGTTCGGTCTGGCCGAGGTCACCGCACTCGAGGACCGACATGCCGAGGAGATCGCCCGCTTCCGGAACGCGCGTGAGGCGGCCTTCGCCGCCGAGCGGGAAAGGTGGCGGGCATGA
- the atzF gene encoding allophanate hydrolase yields MSHDVRTALKLAAEIDQPAFITLLDDAPDGSDGPLSGIPFAVKDNIDIAGVPTTAACPDRTEPAARTAFAVERLRAAGAVPIGKTNLDQFATGLVGTRSPYGACHSVASAAHVSGGSSSGSAVAVALGVVPFALGTDTAGSGRVPAAFNGLVGVKPTRGLVSTRGVLPACPSLDCVTTLTRAVSDARPVLAALTCHDPADPYSRPMPPRLPHGVAARMRVVAIPDRPLDLDPAYETAWAAAVDRLKLVAHVVPVDVEPFLAAARLLYGSALVAERLAAFGDQLDGPGVDPTVRQIVLAGNGFPAAEVFAAHRELARLRSIAERTFVGADALLLPVTPGHPTLADVAADPVGANARLGVFTNMVNLFDLCAVAVPAGEADGLPFGVQLIAPAFADAPLLDLAARWTGEAEPPIVERCLLAVAGAHLTGQPANADLVRLGGTLHSRARTAAGYRMYTVDGPFPRPGLVAGDGPGGFEVEVWDLPAAAVGGLLPGIAPPLHLGPLGLDDGTTVLGFVADTGCADPTREISRHGGWRAYLADRA; encoded by the coding sequence ATGAGCCACGACGTGCGCACCGCGCTGAAACTGGCCGCCGAGATCGACCAGCCCGCCTTCATCACACTGCTGGACGACGCGCCGGACGGGTCGGACGGCCCGCTCAGCGGAATTCCGTTCGCAGTCAAGGACAACATCGACATCGCCGGCGTCCCGACCACCGCCGCCTGCCCGGACCGCACGGAACCGGCGGCGCGGACGGCGTTTGCCGTTGAGCGGTTGCGGGCCGCCGGTGCGGTGCCGATCGGCAAGACGAACCTGGACCAGTTCGCCACCGGACTGGTCGGGACCCGATCGCCGTACGGGGCGTGCCACAGCGTGGCGTCCGCCGCGCACGTCAGCGGTGGCAGCAGTTCCGGCAGCGCGGTGGCCGTCGCGCTCGGCGTCGTTCCGTTCGCGCTCGGCACCGACACCGCGGGCAGCGGACGGGTGCCGGCGGCGTTCAACGGCCTGGTTGGCGTGAAGCCGACCCGTGGTCTGGTGTCCACCCGTGGCGTCCTGCCGGCGTGCCCGTCGCTGGACTGCGTGACGACGCTGACCCGTGCCGTCTCGGACGCCCGGCCGGTGCTGGCGGCGTTGACCTGTCACGATCCGGCCGACCCGTACTCACGGCCGATGCCGCCGCGACTCCCCCACGGCGTGGCGGCTCGGATGCGGGTGGTCGCGATCCCTGACCGGCCCCTGGACCTCGATCCGGCGTACGAGACCGCATGGGCCGCCGCGGTGGACCGTCTCAAGCTTGTCGCCCACGTCGTGCCCGTGGACGTCGAGCCGTTCCTGGCGGCGGCGCGGCTGTTGTACGGCTCGGCGCTGGTCGCCGAACGGCTGGCCGCGTTCGGCGACCAGTTGGACGGCCCCGGGGTGGATCCGACCGTACGGCAGATCGTGTTGGCCGGCAACGGTTTCCCCGCAGCCGAGGTGTTCGCCGCCCACCGTGAACTGGCCCGGCTGCGGTCGATCGCGGAACGGACCTTCGTCGGAGCGGACGCCCTCCTGCTGCCCGTGACACCGGGGCATCCGACACTGGCCGACGTCGCCGCCGATCCGGTCGGGGCGAATGCGCGGCTGGGCGTGTTCACGAACATGGTGAACCTGTTCGACCTGTGCGCGGTCGCGGTGCCGGCCGGCGAGGCCGACGGCCTGCCGTTCGGCGTGCAGTTGATCGCGCCCGCCTTCGCCGACGCACCGCTGCTCGACCTGGCGGCCCGCTGGACCGGCGAGGCCGAACCGCCGATCGTCGAACGGTGCCTGCTGGCGGTCGCCGGAGCCCACCTCACCGGTCAGCCCGCCAACGCCGACCTCGTCCGGCTCGGCGGCACCTTGCACAGCCGGGCCCGGACGGCCGCGGGCTACCGTATGTACACAGTGGACGGACCGTTTCCGCGACCAGGTCTGGTCGCGGGCGACGGTCCGGGCGGTTTCGAGGTAGAGGTGTGGGACCTGCCGGCCGCTGCCGTCGGCGGTCTGCTGCCTGGCATCGCGCCGCCGCTGCACCTCGGGCCGCTCGGGCTGGACGACGGCACGACGGTGCTCGGCTTCGTCGCGGACACCGGCTGCGCCGATCCGACCCGGGAGATCAGCCGACACGGCGGCTGGCGAGCCTATCTTGCCGACCGCGCTTGA
- a CDS encoding DUF2306 domain-containing protein, which produces MTSTRRMWLLPTGLVLLSTIPVLAGGLRIGQLGTGAQITADNARFFADPVPVVVHIIGVTVFCVLGAFQFSAGFRARWPRWHRIAGRVVLPCGLAAALSGLWMTVFYPRAANVGDLLTAFRLVFGTAMAVSLVLGFLAVRRRDIAGHRAWMTRGYAIGIGAGTQAVTQLPVVVVFGSVNTLTDALMSLGAWLLNLAIAEWFLRRRPSRRGRAVSRQVLGAALKRGRQDRLASRRVG; this is translated from the coding sequence ATGACTTCAACCAGGCGGATGTGGCTGCTGCCAACCGGTCTCGTGCTGCTCAGCACCATTCCCGTGCTCGCCGGCGGCCTGCGGATCGGCCAGCTCGGCACCGGTGCCCAGATCACCGCGGACAACGCTCGGTTCTTCGCCGATCCCGTGCCGGTGGTGGTGCACATCATCGGCGTCACCGTGTTCTGCGTGCTCGGCGCTTTCCAGTTCTCGGCCGGATTTCGGGCACGATGGCCGCGCTGGCACCGGATCGCCGGCCGCGTCGTGCTGCCGTGCGGGCTCGCGGCGGCGTTGTCGGGACTGTGGATGACCGTGTTCTACCCGCGTGCGGCCAACGTCGGCGATCTGCTCACCGCGTTCCGGTTGGTGTTCGGCACCGCGATGGCGGTGTCGCTGGTATTGGGGTTCCTGGCCGTCAGGCGCCGTGACATCGCGGGGCATCGCGCATGGATGACGCGCGGATACGCCATCGGCATCGGTGCCGGCACCCAGGCGGTCACGCAGTTGCCGGTGGTCGTCGTGTTCGGCTCGGTCAACACGCTCACCGACGCGTTGATGTCGCTCGGGGCCTGGCTGCTCAACCTGGCGATCGCCGAATGGTTCCTGCGCCGGCGGCCGTCTCGCCGCGGCCGCGCCGTCTCTCGCCAGGTGCTGGGCGCGGCCCTCAAGCGCGGTCGGCAAGATAGGCTCGCCAGCCGCCGTGTCGGCTGA
- a CDS encoding response regulator — MTVRVVVADDQEIVRTGLTIILNAQPDIEVVGEAADGERAVQLARRLRPDVCLFDIRMPVVDGIEATRRLAGPDVADPLAVVVITTFDLDEYVYAALRAGARGFLLKDAGTAMLTQAVRAAASGEALIAPSITARLLDAFAGSGPATPPAQPLDPLTAREEQVLAAVAAGRTNTEIADELYITLSTVKTHIASLMTKLQARNRVEIAMWAYETGRTRDRKY, encoded by the coding sequence ATGACCGTGCGGGTGGTCGTCGCCGACGACCAGGAGATCGTCCGCACCGGGTTGACCATCATCCTCAACGCCCAGCCCGACATCGAGGTGGTCGGCGAGGCCGCCGACGGCGAACGGGCCGTCCAGCTGGCCCGCCGGCTGCGGCCGGACGTGTGCCTGTTCGACATCCGCATGCCCGTGGTCGACGGCATCGAAGCCACCCGGCGGCTGGCCGGCCCGGACGTCGCCGATCCTCTCGCCGTGGTCGTGATCACCACGTTCGACCTGGACGAATACGTCTACGCGGCACTGCGTGCCGGTGCCCGCGGCTTCCTGCTCAAGGACGCCGGCACCGCCATGCTCACCCAGGCCGTGCGGGCGGCGGCCAGCGGCGAGGCGCTCATCGCGCCCAGCATCACCGCCCGGCTGCTGGACGCCTTCGCCGGCAGCGGGCCCGCGACGCCGCCGGCGCAGCCTTTGGACCCGCTGACCGCCCGTGAGGAGCAGGTGTTGGCGGCCGTCGCGGCCGGCCGGACCAACACGGAGATCGCCGACGAGCTCTACATCACGCTGAGCACCGTCAAGACCCACATCGCCAGCCTGATGACCAAGCTCCAGGCCCGCAACCGGGTGGAGATCGCGATGTGGGCGTACGAGACCGGGCGGACCCGCGACCGAAAGTACTAG